The Streptomyces sp. NBC_01142 genome has a window encoding:
- a CDS encoding sensor histidine kinase has protein sequence MPETTVPTADRPTLPYTVNTATGLRILRADLVTTCARPMPPLAWPRWLRWLPHILVCLTATLMAAAADMTAPVMGIADAATLVVALRWPAPAWWLSMAVLTGITLEYPPAQDGQLYVWMVHAGVLFLLTLRVYLLSAVTAAVLSALLAVILKLSGCAVDSWKVIVGALSLFGLAVLIGAVARGRRQDHSRLTKQIAATAQERALRTVLEERTRIARELHDVVAHHMSLISIQADAAPYRVQNPPPELVTELASIRTTALEGLAELSHLLGLLRSDADDSTTGTSPQPSLAQLDALLGSVRAAGLHATIRIEGTVRPLSPGVELSAYRIIQEALSNVLRHAPGAGTSIELTYTRDALCLRVLNGPATLPAGTSPGSGHGLTGMRERTAMLGGDLAIGPTPDGGYEVTATLPDPASPATSKEIDQWPSA, from the coding sequence GTGCCTGAGACGACCGTCCCCACGGCGGACCGCCCCACCCTCCCTTACACGGTCAACACGGCTACTGGCCTGCGCATCTTGCGAGCCGACCTGGTCACCACATGCGCCCGTCCCATGCCACCGCTGGCCTGGCCCCGCTGGCTGCGCTGGCTGCCCCACATCCTGGTGTGCCTCACCGCCACCCTGATGGCCGCGGCGGCCGACATGACGGCCCCGGTCATGGGAATCGCGGATGCGGCCACGCTGGTGGTCGCACTGCGGTGGCCGGCACCCGCCTGGTGGCTGTCGATGGCAGTCCTCACCGGCATCACGCTGGAGTATCCGCCTGCCCAAGACGGGCAGCTTTACGTGTGGATGGTGCACGCGGGCGTCCTCTTCCTCCTCACGCTGCGGGTGTACTTGTTGTCCGCAGTCACCGCGGCGGTACTGAGCGCCCTGCTGGCTGTGATCCTGAAGCTGTCCGGCTGCGCTGTCGACTCATGGAAGGTGATCGTCGGGGCGCTTTCGTTGTTCGGTCTGGCCGTGCTCATCGGTGCCGTGGCCCGCGGCCGCCGCCAGGACCATTCACGCCTCACCAAGCAGATCGCCGCCACCGCCCAAGAACGGGCGCTGCGCACCGTCCTGGAGGAACGCACCCGGATCGCGCGCGAGTTGCATGACGTCGTGGCCCACCACATGTCGCTCATCTCCATCCAGGCCGATGCCGCGCCCTACCGGGTGCAGAACCCCCCACCGGAGCTGGTCACCGAGCTGGCCTCGATCCGCACCACCGCGCTGGAGGGGCTGGCTGAACTGAGTCACTTGCTTGGCCTGCTGCGATCGGATGCCGACGACAGCACGACCGGCACCAGCCCGCAGCCCTCCCTCGCACAGCTCGATGCGCTCCTCGGCAGCGTGCGCGCCGCCGGTCTGCACGCCACCATCCGGATCGAAGGCACGGTCCGCCCGCTGTCGCCGGGCGTGGAACTGTCGGCCTACCGCATCATTCAGGAAGCCCTCAGCAACGTCCTGCGCCATGCCCCCGGAGCCGGGACAAGCATCGAACTCACCTATACGCGGGACGCTCTGTGCCTGCGCGTCCTCAACGGCCCTGCCACGCTTCCGGCCGGCACCTCGCCCGGATCCGGGCACGGCCTCACCGGCATGCGGGAGCGCACCGCGATGCTCGGCGGCGACTTGGCCATCGGCCCCACCCCCGACGGCGGATACGAGGTCACCGCCACCCTGCCCGACCCCGCCTCGCCCGCCACCAGCAAGGAGATCGACCAGTGGCCATCCGCGTAG
- a CDS encoding Ku protein — translation MRAIWSGLIQFGMVALPVRLYGATEEHAVRLHEIHSSDGSRVEHRRFCRAEGREIPYDEVGRGFALPDGSMVPLTEEDLARLPLPTKHTCEVLGFVPGAGIDPISYSKPYYAGPDGPGAERPYALLVEALARTGMVGVAKVAIRSRERLALLRPRRGVLVLQTLLWEDELREPGDLARRHRSRTGSWSSPRC, via the coding sequence ATGAGGGCCATCTGGTCCGGCCTGATCCAGTTCGGGATGGTCGCGCTGCCTGTCCGGCTGTACGGGGCCACCGAGGAGCACGCCGTGCGCCTCCACGAGATCCACTCCTCCGACGGCAGCCGGGTCGAGCACCGGCGCTTCTGCCGTGCCGAGGGCCGGGAGATCCCGTACGACGAGGTCGGGCGCGGCTTCGCGCTGCCCGACGGCAGCATGGTGCCGCTCACCGAGGAGGACCTGGCCCGCCTGCCGCTGCCGACCAAGCACACCTGCGAGGTACTCGGCTTCGTACCGGGAGCGGGCATCGACCCGATCAGCTACAGCAAGCCGTACTACGCAGGCCCCGACGGTCCGGGCGCCGAGAGGCCGTACGCCCTGCTCGTGGAAGCCCTCGCGCGCACCGGAATGGTGGGCGTGGCCAAGGTCGCCATCAGGAGCCGCGAGCGCCTGGCCCTGCTGCGTCCCCGCCGCGGCGTGCTCGTCCTGCAGACTCTGCTGTGGGAGGACGAGCTTCGCGAGCCTGGGGATTTGGCCCGTCGGCACCGGTCACGGACCGGGAGCTGGAGCTCGCCGAGGTGCTGA
- a CDS encoding integrase yields MILVLPQQRRPSLFRDDEPVVQGRALLPGARVPRFGDTRSWDFNGVLKRPANVNRGTWKMSFSKELEDPYWNLLAREFLMFTFNQRHLAALKAGVALNGCSDPRTLIQSASHLRTIARWAQEAGHPPRPDTWTVEDLRQRITDLVSGGAVPGTVLGHVTTLKRLAAAEPLLSLPWPAGDPWPEQSGSSVAQRSAEQGLSTPAVPPETWFPLIRAAWAYIHKFTPDVLRADRRLRELHAAAQVSRRGIDARLKEWFADDRNKVPVHPPSSKWPAGQVNWKLLTLVLGYDPLNSNAFAIRADIRHKRREMVLDAVAMGRTTTDTLAGELVQVLREDGSTGPWHPGIDSQALFDLKKALREAAFVLVVGLSMMRDSEIHEIMRGSVVEHYNAPSISSTKIKGTANRPGKHWWIAAPVVEALAVAEAVSVHPERVFAPVYTHRCRQDDSVVGVSMLAAFVQFSNAGRAWSGLDEIPTTYIRPHMFRRTMAMLTDQFPGSEIATGIQLKHVAARALANATTRGYAASDSDWANYLTDALDNVKFRKIKDLYQRHTAGEEIGFGPGAERVKDAFDQITASVKARNGDARTADSLLRTTRIHIRFGMLNNCTADHTNPVGAVCLENAIIPDGHVGPLDWRCRPDRCGNSMIGPEHLPIYDSHQRKQLEIINNPAIPAVRRDLAERELDITRNVFTMAREAQ; encoded by the coding sequence ATGATCCTGGTGCTGCCCCAGCAGCGGCGACCGTCTCTCTTCCGCGACGACGAACCCGTCGTCCAAGGCCGCGCTCTGCTGCCCGGAGCCCGCGTTCCCCGGTTCGGCGACACACGCAGCTGGGACTTCAACGGTGTCCTCAAACGCCCCGCCAACGTCAACCGGGGCACCTGGAAAATGAGCTTCAGCAAAGAGCTGGAGGACCCCTACTGGAACCTGCTGGCACGCGAGTTTCTGATGTTCACGTTCAACCAGCGCCACCTGGCGGCCCTCAAGGCCGGCGTCGCCCTGAACGGCTGCTCCGACCCACGGACCTTGATCCAGTCGGCCTCGCACCTGCGGACGATCGCACGCTGGGCGCAGGAGGCGGGGCACCCTCCGCGTCCAGATACCTGGACAGTCGAAGACCTCCGGCAGCGCATCACCGACCTGGTCTCGGGCGGCGCTGTCCCGGGCACCGTCCTGGGGCATGTGACCACCTTGAAGAGACTGGCGGCGGCCGAGCCACTCCTGAGCTTGCCCTGGCCGGCCGGAGACCCGTGGCCTGAGCAGAGTGGATCCAGCGTCGCCCAGCGCAGTGCTGAGCAGGGGCTCTCGACGCCTGCCGTTCCACCGGAGACCTGGTTTCCACTGATTCGTGCCGCCTGGGCCTACATCCACAAGTTCACCCCGGACGTTCTTCGCGCCGACCGTCGGCTGCGTGAGCTCCATGCCGCCGCACAGGTCTCCAGGCGCGGCATCGACGCACGACTCAAGGAGTGGTTCGCCGACGACCGGAACAAGGTCCCCGTCCATCCCCCGTCGTCCAAATGGCCAGCTGGGCAGGTGAATTGGAAGCTGCTGACGCTCGTCCTCGGCTACGACCCTTTGAACAGCAATGCCTTCGCCATCCGAGCCGACATCCGTCACAAGCGCCGTGAGATGGTCCTGGACGCCGTGGCCATGGGGCGGACGACGACGGACACGTTGGCCGGGGAACTGGTACAGGTCCTCCGGGAAGACGGCAGCACCGGCCCCTGGCACCCCGGGATCGACTCGCAAGCGCTGTTCGACCTGAAGAAGGCTCTTCGCGAAGCGGCATTCGTGCTGGTCGTCGGGCTCTCCATGATGCGTGACTCAGAGATCCACGAAATCATGCGGGGATCCGTCGTCGAGCACTACAACGCTCCCTCCATCTCCTCCACGAAGATCAAGGGAACCGCCAACCGGCCTGGAAAACACTGGTGGATCGCCGCCCCCGTCGTTGAGGCCCTTGCGGTCGCAGAAGCGGTCTCCGTCCACCCCGAACGCGTCTTCGCACCCGTTTACACCCATCGGTGCCGGCAGGACGACAGCGTCGTGGGTGTCTCCATGCTCGCCGCTTTCGTGCAGTTCTCGAATGCCGGCCGGGCCTGGTCGGGCCTCGACGAGATCCCCACCACCTACATCCGTCCCCACATGTTCCGCCGCACGATGGCGATGCTCACCGACCAGTTCCCTGGCTCCGAGATCGCCACTGGCATCCAGCTCAAGCACGTCGCCGCTCGGGCCCTGGCCAACGCCACGACCCGCGGCTACGCGGCGTCCGACTCCGACTGGGCCAATTACCTCACCGATGCCCTCGACAACGTCAAGTTCCGCAAGATCAAAGACCTTTACCAGCGCCACACTGCAGGCGAGGAGATCGGATTCGGTCCCGGCGCCGAGCGCGTCAAGGACGCATTCGATCAGATCACGGCGAGCGTTAAGGCTCGCAACGGCGATGCCCGCACCGCCGACTCCCTCCTGCGAACCACCAGAATCCACATCCGTTTCGGCATGCTCAACAACTGCACCGCAGACCACACCAACCCAGTCGGAGCCGTCTGCCTCGAAAACGCGATCATTCCCGACGGCCACGTCGGACCCCTCGACTGGCGATGCCGACCCGACCGCTGCGGGAACAGCATGATCGGCCCCGAGCACCTCCCGATCTACGACTCTCACCAGCGCAAACAGCTGGAGATCATCAACAACCCGGCCATCCCTGCCGTTCGCCGGGACCTCGCCGAGCGCGAACTGGACATCACCCGCAACGTCTTCACGATGGCGAGGGAAGCCCAGTGA
- a CDS encoding IS630 family transposase — translation MAEPVRVRRLTDQEGQRLQQIVRRGSTSTVRYRRAMMLLASAGGNRVPVIAQLVQADEDTVRDVIHRFNEIGLACLDPRWAGGRPRLLSRDDEDFVVATATTRPAKLGQPFTRWSIRKLAAYLRKVHGRVIRIGREALRCLLARRGVTFQRTKTWKESTDPERDTKLDRIEHILDNFPDRVFAFDEFGPLGIRPTGGSCWAKQNRPERVPATYHRTHGVTYFHGCYSVGDDTLWGVNRRHKGAANSLAALKSIRAARPDGAPIYVIMDNLSAHKGTKIRVWAKKNRVELCFTPTNASWANPVEAHFGPLRQFTLANSHHPNHTVQTRALHAYLRWRNTNARHPDVLAAQRKERARIRSEKGIRWGGHPLVTAA, via the coding sequence GTGGCAGAGCCCGTTCGAGTCCGCAGGCTGACCGACCAGGAGGGGCAGCGGCTGCAGCAGATCGTGCGCCGGGGCAGCACCAGCACGGTGCGCTACCGGCGGGCGATGATGCTGCTGGCCTCGGCCGGCGGGAACCGGGTGCCGGTCATCGCCCAGCTGGTGCAGGCCGATGAGGACACGGTGCGCGATGTGATCCACCGGTTCAACGAGATCGGCCTGGCCTGCCTGGACCCTCGGTGGGCGGGAGGCCGTCCCCGCCTGCTCAGCCGTGATGACGAGGACTTCGTCGTGGCGACGGCCACTACCCGCCCGGCCAAACTCGGCCAGCCCTTCACCCGCTGGTCCATCCGCAAACTCGCCGCCTACCTGCGCAAGGTCCACGGCCGGGTGATCCGCATCGGCCGCGAGGCCCTGCGCTGCCTGCTCGCCCGCCGTGGGGTCACCTTCCAGCGGACCAAGACCTGGAAGGAATCCACCGACCCCGAGCGCGACACCAAGCTCGACCGCATCGAGCACATCCTGGACAACTTCCCCGACCGCGTTTTCGCCTTCGACGAGTTCGGCCCGCTGGGCATCCGCCCCACCGGCGGGTCCTGCTGGGCGAAGCAGAACCGTCCCGAACGGGTCCCGGCGACCTACCACCGCACCCACGGGGTCACCTACTTCCACGGCTGCTACTCGGTCGGCGACGACACTCTGTGGGGCGTCAACCGCCGCCACAAAGGTGCCGCGAACTCCCTGGCCGCGCTGAAGTCGATCCGTGCCGCCCGCCCGGACGGCGCCCCGATCTACGTGATCATGGACAACCTCTCCGCACACAAGGGCACCAAGATCCGCGTCTGGGCGAAGAAGAACAGGGTGGAGCTGTGCTTCACCCCGACCAACGCCTCCTGGGCCAACCCCGTCGAGGCGCACTTCGGGCCGCTGCGGCAGTTCACCCTCGCCAACTCCCACCACCCCAACCACACCGTCCAGACCCGCGCCCTGCACGCCTACCTGCGCTGGCGCAACACCAACGCCCGCCACCCCGACGTCCTGGCCGCCCAACGAAAGGAGCGCGCACGCATCCGCAGCGAGAAAGGCATCCGCTGGGGCGGACACCCCCTCGTGACCGCCGCGTGA
- a CDS encoding tyrosine-type recombinase/integrase: MTLLQNRPAGELATVLADPRDDWPLEARALRQELLQFYGEHDALPDVAGGWIARWPSANTRRTYARGFRVWEAYVRERGGHVLAAGFPLADAFARHLETAPTLRRVKSGRYGEMAPTGKPRTDASRANLLSACSSFYSYAVRARAAEADPFEAVLRPIVDPDESPTEGLTEDETAKLIATATAWSPRAEALVKLLYLMGPRIDELLALDADQLGYDRGHRTLPLRIKGGKIRPKPVVPLALDALERYLDGRTDGPLFTTRTGARLREPEVWKLLRRLAAKAGLPQAGTIKPHVLRHAFITDSLDAGVPLQDVQDAVNHKDPRTTQRYNRRRRRHDTHPGHTLAARISGRLDGIKPNS, translated from the coding sequence ATGACCCTGCTGCAGAACCGTCCCGCCGGTGAGCTGGCCACGGTCCTGGCCGACCCGCGGGACGACTGGCCGCTCGAGGCCCGCGCACTGCGCCAGGAACTGCTGCAGTTCTACGGCGAACACGACGCGCTGCCCGACGTCGCCGGCGGCTGGATCGCCCGCTGGCCCTCCGCCAACACCCGGCGCACGTACGCCCGCGGCTTCCGGGTCTGGGAGGCGTACGTTCGGGAGCGTGGCGGTCACGTGCTCGCCGCTGGCTTCCCGCTCGCCGATGCCTTCGCCCGCCACCTGGAGACCGCCCCGACCTTGCGCCGAGTCAAGAGCGGTCGGTACGGCGAGATGGCGCCGACCGGCAAACCCCGCACCGACGCGTCCCGGGCGAACCTGCTGTCGGCCTGCTCCAGCTTCTACAGCTACGCCGTACGCGCCCGCGCCGCCGAGGCCGACCCGTTCGAGGCCGTCCTGCGTCCGATCGTCGACCCCGACGAATCCCCCACCGAGGGCCTGACCGAGGACGAGACGGCCAAGCTCATCGCGACCGCCACCGCCTGGTCCCCGCGCGCCGAAGCGCTCGTGAAGCTTCTGTACCTGATGGGCCCGCGCATCGACGAGCTCCTGGCACTCGACGCCGACCAGCTCGGCTACGACCGCGGCCACCGCACCCTGCCGCTGCGCATCAAGGGCGGCAAGATCCGCCCCAAGCCCGTCGTCCCGCTCGCCCTCGACGCACTCGAGCGCTACCTCGACGGCCGCACCGACGGACCGCTGTTCACCACCCGCACCGGAGCCCGGCTGCGCGAACCCGAAGTGTGGAAGCTGCTGCGCCGCCTCGCCGCGAAGGCCGGCCTCCCGCAGGCCGGCACCATCAAGCCGCACGTCCTGCGGCACGCCTTCATCACCGACTCCCTTGACGCCGGCGTCCCGCTCCAGGACGTCCAGGACGCGGTCAACCACAAGGACCCACGCACCACCCAGCGCTACAACCGGCGCCGCCGACGCCACGACACCCACCCGGGGCACACCCTCGCCGCCCGCATTTCCGGGCGCCTCGACGGGATCAAACCAAACAGCTAG
- a CDS encoding MerR family transcriptional regulator, producing MTADDSFGRLDDDDYPAYTMGRAAEMLGTTKGFLRALGEARLITPLRSAGGHRRYSRYQLRIAARARELVDQGTPIEAACRIVILEDQLEEAQRINTEHRRTAESANPTAAA from the coding sequence GTGACAGCAGACGACTCGTTCGGCCGTCTCGATGACGACGACTACCCCGCCTACACCATGGGCCGGGCCGCCGAAATGCTCGGCACCACCAAGGGCTTCCTACGCGCCCTCGGCGAAGCCCGCCTCATCACCCCGCTCCGCTCCGCAGGCGGACACCGCCGCTACTCCCGCTACCAGCTGCGCATCGCCGCCCGCGCACGGGAACTCGTCGACCAAGGCACCCCCATCGAGGCCGCCTGCCGCATCGTCATCCTCGAAGACCAACTCGAAGAAGCCCAACGCATCAACACCGAACACCGCCGCACCGCCGAATCAGCGAACCCCACGGCCGCAGCCTGA
- a CDS encoding type II toxin-antitoxin system PemK/MazF family toxin, translating into MQRGEVWWVEFDERRLVVLLAADDASRIRAMQVVTPAGVDISGLGVEVQVGAVEGLPFEGVLRFAFPRPGFTPCTWLTTVSQDDLIERAGVLSSAKLSEIEDALRLGEQARERTPATTAKLSEIRDALRLGELG; encoded by the coding sequence GTGCAACGTGGCGAAGTCTGGTGGGTGGAGTTCGACGAGCGGCGGCTGGTCGTACTGCTGGCGGCAGACGACGCGTCCAGGATCCGGGCGATGCAGGTCGTCACTCCTGCGGGCGTCGACATCAGCGGTCTGGGCGTCGAAGTGCAAGTAGGTGCCGTGGAAGGACTGCCCTTTGAAGGCGTGCTGCGGTTCGCGTTCCCGCGCCCGGGATTTACCCCCTGCACGTGGCTGACCACCGTGTCCCAGGACGACCTGATCGAGCGGGCGGGCGTCCTGTCCTCCGCGAAGCTCAGCGAGATTGAGGACGCCCTCCGTCTCGGCGAACAGGCGAGGGAACGGACCCCGGCGACAACCGCGAAGCTCAGCGAGATAAGGGACGCCCTCCGTCTCGGTGAACTCGGGTAG
- a CDS encoding IS4 family transposase, with product MDEVLSECRKRDCRPGALPARFMVYFTLALALFHQDSCDDVAEHVVGGMPELSGCIPHKASFTRARERLGPEVLQRLFHRLAGPLAPTGLAGSFYQGMRLAAVDGFLLDVPDNDANRRAFGGPKDSSGKPGGFPQVRVVTLTETGTHASIDARVGGYNSGERDPAVEMAASAAGMLVIMDRGFPGVELWKAYAGAGSHLLLRARSCVARRPVRHLPDGTYLARMNLGGQKGAHPGGVLVRVIEYRVDGGEVIRLLTDLFDQDAYPAAELAALYHERWEVESSYRQIKTFQRGRQEVLRSADPQLVRQEVWAHLIVHHCLTQIIMRLADGHGIDPDRISFVKVLKHTRRSVVRHHTDTPTKIQGFLASLAAKVRRKLDNGTRRLREADRFLKRPNSLYSYRPKDQPRVPVRQVPTKAITLHATMVQ from the coding sequence GTGGACGAGGTCCTGTCGGAGTGTCGTAAGCGGGACTGTCGGCCGGGTGCGCTGCCGGCCAGGTTCATGGTGTATTTCACGCTCGCGCTGGCGCTCTTTCACCAGGATTCCTGCGATGATGTGGCCGAGCATGTGGTGGGCGGCATGCCGGAGTTGAGTGGGTGCATCCCGCACAAGGCCTCGTTCACCCGGGCCCGTGAGCGTCTGGGCCCGGAGGTTCTGCAACGGCTCTTCCATCGCCTGGCCGGCCCACTGGCCCCGACCGGCCTGGCGGGGTCCTTCTACCAGGGGATGCGTCTCGCGGCGGTCGATGGTTTCCTGCTCGACGTTCCGGATAACGACGCCAACCGACGCGCCTTCGGCGGGCCGAAAGACTCCAGCGGGAAGCCGGGCGGGTTTCCGCAGGTGCGGGTAGTGACGCTGACCGAGACCGGCACGCACGCCTCGATTGACGCGCGGGTGGGTGGCTACAACAGCGGTGAGCGCGACCCGGCCGTGGAGATGGCCGCCTCGGCCGCAGGGATGCTCGTGATCATGGACCGCGGGTTCCCCGGGGTTGAGCTGTGGAAGGCGTACGCCGGCGCTGGCTCCCACCTGCTGCTGCGGGCCCGCTCGTGTGTCGCCCGCCGGCCGGTCCGGCACTTGCCCGACGGCACCTACCTGGCCCGGATGAACCTTGGCGGACAGAAGGGGGCTCATCCGGGCGGTGTCCTGGTCCGCGTGATCGAGTACCGCGTGGACGGGGGCGAGGTGATCCGTCTGCTGACCGACCTCTTCGACCAAGACGCTTACCCCGCTGCCGAGTTGGCGGCCCTCTATCACGAGAGGTGGGAGGTGGAGTCCTCCTACCGGCAGATCAAGACCTTCCAGCGAGGCCGGCAGGAGGTCCTGCGATCGGCCGACCCGCAGCTGGTACGCCAGGAAGTATGGGCGCACCTGATCGTCCACCACTGCCTGACCCAGATCATCATGCGACTTGCCGACGGACACGGCATCGACCCGGACCGCATCTCGTTCGTCAAGGTCCTCAAGCACACCCGCCGCAGCGTGGTTCGACACCACACCGATACTCCGACAAAGATCCAAGGGTTCTTGGCCTCGCTGGCGGCGAAGGTTCGCCGGAAACTCGACAACGGCACTCGCCGGCTCCGAGAAGCGGACCGGTTCCTCAAACGGCCCAACTCGCTCTACTCCTACCGACCAAAGGACCAGCCACGCGTCCCCGTGCGCCAGGTGCCCACCAAAGCCATCACGCTCCACGCGACGATGGTCCAGTAG
- a CDS encoding integrase core domain-containing protein — protein sequence MGLSAGPVAPRVHAEIKAGLLELVDHAGRAGWSVRHAADTLGVDHMRVLRWQQRRVAGRLEDSPAGPNVAVHALLDFEREAIVKLAEEWGGTDRSHRKLAHRGSRLGWVHVSESTVLRVLDDQGIRLPGGPVREHREKKPFPDWALWRPRSIWIYDFTHFTAARRCALAIMDLVSRKWITTLVSAQESSLQVETAFLSALHSEDLGHLAERRMRAELTAPGPPPDEQPVLLAVSDNGPQMRSADTRTFMAACLIGQHFGRPHTPNDQAWIESLFSHVKGEWPHLTKIRDPFELEAELDAVHTEYNTVRLHAGLGYVTPDDEHTGRADAIRTARAHGLQQAREHRIAYRRKQN from the coding sequence ATGGGCCTGAGCGCCGGCCCCGTCGCGCCACGCGTGCACGCGGAGATCAAGGCCGGGCTTCTGGAGCTGGTCGACCATGCAGGGCGGGCCGGCTGGTCGGTGCGCCATGCCGCCGACACACTGGGCGTCGACCATATGCGGGTGCTGCGCTGGCAGCAGCGCCGCGTGGCGGGACGGCTCGAGGACAGCCCGGCCGGCCCGAACGTTGCGGTGCACGCGCTGCTGGACTTCGAGCGCGAGGCAATCGTCAAACTCGCCGAGGAGTGGGGCGGCACGGACCGCTCGCACCGCAAACTCGCCCACCGCGGCTCCCGCCTGGGCTGGGTCCACGTCTCGGAATCCACCGTGCTGCGGGTCCTGGACGACCAGGGCATCCGCCTGCCCGGCGGCCCGGTACGCGAACACCGCGAGAAGAAACCGTTTCCCGACTGGGCGCTCTGGCGCCCGAGATCAATCTGGATCTACGACTTCACGCACTTCACGGCAGCACGCAGGTGCGCTCTCGCAATCATGGACCTGGTGAGCCGCAAGTGGATCACCACGTTGGTCTCCGCCCAGGAGTCCTCCCTCCAGGTCGAGACCGCGTTCCTGTCCGCGCTGCATTCCGAGGACCTCGGGCACCTCGCCGAGCGCCGGATGCGTGCCGAACTCACCGCCCCCGGGCCACCGCCCGACGAACAGCCCGTCCTGCTGGCGGTCTCGGACAACGGCCCCCAGATGCGCTCCGCGGATACCCGCACCTTCATGGCCGCCTGCCTGATCGGCCAGCACTTCGGACGCCCTCACACCCCCAACGACCAGGCCTGGATCGAATCACTGTTCAGCCACGTCAAGGGCGAGTGGCCACACCTGACCAAGATCCGCGACCCCTTCGAACTCGAGGCCGAACTCGACGCGGTCCACACCGAGTACAACACCGTGCGCCTGCACGCCGGGCTCGGCTACGTCACCCCCGACGACGAGCACACCGGACGCGCCGACGCCATCCGAACGGCCCGCGCCCACGGTCTCCAGCAGGCACGCGAACACCGCATCGCCTACCGTCGGAAACAGAACTGA